One genomic region from Bombyx mori chromosome 6, ASM3026992v2 encodes:
- the LOC101739679 gene encoding DNA ligase 3 — protein MSDSTPFYVDRAKGGRAACKLCKGNCPSGELRMAKLVPSPYGDNQSMKSWYHVHCFTDVLLKQRPNTKRVESINDIGNWDNISKEDQELILKKLNETEKLYAEKHSGKYTAKLIENKSLGSIKKNSVKSEPDTTDSGNIVEDNKFSTFIELCKRIAKVDAYTEKTAAVNSFFTKGIEKDNFKGDLGLWCKLLLPQVTKRVYNLKSKQLVKLFSKIFNIDHDDMLTDLEQGDVANTIQRFFSTSKVVQPASFSSLTIHNIEDFLENLSTLTKEEEQIYHFKKIVKKCTLDDMKMLIRLIKGDLRINAGPKHILEGVHPDSYNVFQTSRDLNMVLDRVLSKNNSSNDKGVSHKAVSAKLTLMTPVLPMLAEACKSIEMAMKKCPNGMYSEIKYDGERVQIHKKGTEFKYFSRALKPVMAHKVSLFKEHLPKAFPKGEDMILDAEVLMVDVCTGKPLPFGTLGVHKQSEFKDAEVCLFIFDCLYYNGEVLMNEPIWKRKKFLEENMIEVKNHVMLSELQFIEKPSDLAKMIAEVLQLGLEGLVLKDRESIYEPGKRHWLKVKKDYLFDGAMADTADLVVLGAWFGTGKKGGMMSVFLMGCLDKYKNKWVTVTKVHTGHDDSTLERLQKELGPLMLKISQDSNKVPSWLDCKKGMVPDFVALDPKKQPVWEITGTELTKANQHTADGISVRFPRVTRIRTDKDWQSATNLDELKHLYKTSKETSDVSLLNKLAASASGIETTNKKTKASPKKQNKLDNFLKKEPKQSPSKKSPDSPLVKLETKASNKNKLNGSNSDLSYDETDSKREIKRRKRHLNISEGTLSESYEETNKNKKKNTEETKKSEETETDVKREMKRKKRDLDSSQETIAELNETPAKVKRKDKTTVSGNKLYPDNPLPDAFKDKILSLYPDLISFSEDERKHFVRHWIAYGGVLVKSMRSANVDFVVHNNNCITYKEMQRLKEELRQGVRHVTKNWLIRCINEVALCDTTKYAVTVIPQKLY, from the exons ATGTCCGATTCAACACCGTTTTACGTAGATCGAGCCAAAGGTGGTAGGGCAGCATGTAAATTATGTAAAGGCAACTGTCCTAGTGGTGAACTACGTATGGCCAAACTTGTACCGAGCCCGTATGGCGATAATCAATCCATGAAATCTTGGTAtcatgttcattgttttactgaCGTATTGTTAAAGCAACGCCCTAATACTAAACGAGTTGAATCCATCAACGACATTGGTAACTGGGACAATATTAGTAAGGAAGATCAAGAATtgatactaaaaaaattaaacgaaactgAAAAATTGTACGCAGAAAAACACAGTGGGAAATACACAGCGAAACTAATTGAAAACAAATCTTTAGGCTCCATAAAGAAAAATAGTGTTAAAAGTGAGCCAGACACTACTGATAGTGGTAACATTGTAGAAGATAATAAATTTAGTACTTTTATTGAATTATGTAAAAGAATTGCAAAAGTCGATGCATATACTGAAAAGACTGCTGctgttaattctttttttacgaAAGGAATAGAGAAAGATAATTTTAAAGGAGATCTTGGTTTGTGGTGTAAATTACTATTACCTCAAGTAACCAAAagagtttataatttaaagAGCAAACAATTAGTTAAGCTCTTCtcaaaaatattcaatattgaTCACGATGATATGTTAACGGATCTAGAACAGGGAGATGTGGCAAATACGATACAGAGATTTTTCTCAACATCAAAGGTAGTGCAACCTGCTTCCTTTAGTTCACTTACGATCCACAACATAGAAGATTTCCTAGAAAACTTATCTACATTAACAAAAGAAGAAGAACAAATTTACCACttcaaaaaaattgtgaaaaaatGTACATTAGATGATATGAAAATGTTGATACGGTTAATAAAAGGAGATCTAAGAATTAATGCTGGACCAAAGCATATCTTGGAAGGAGTGCATCCCGATTCATATAATGTTTTTCAGACGTCAAGAGACCTTAATATGGTTCTTGATCGGGTTTTGTCAAAGAATAATAGTTCAAATGACAAGGGTGTGAGCCACAAAGCTGTTTCAGCAAAACTGACATTAATGACTCCAGTTTTGCCTATGTTAGCTGAAGCATGCAAATCAATTGAAATGGCGATGAAAAAATGTCCAAACGGTATGTACTCTGAAATTAAATATGATGGGGAGAGAGTTCAGATACATAAAAAAGGTACAGAATTTAAATACTTTTCTAGAGCATTAAAACCTGTGATGGCACATAAAGTAAGCTTATTTAAGGAACATTTGCCTAAAGCTTTTCCTAAAGGAGAAGATATGATATTAGATGCTGAAGTTTTGATGGTGGATGTGTGTACTGGGAAGCCCTTACCATTTGGTACATTGGGCGTACACAAACAATCTGAATTTAAAGATGCGGAAgtatgtttgtttatatttgaTTGTCTCTATTATAATGGAGAAGTATTGATGAATGAGCCAATTTGGAAAAGAAAGAAGTTTCTTGAGGAAAATATGATTGAAGTAAAAAATCATGTCATGTTATCTGAATTACAGTTTATTGAGAAGCCATCAGATTTAGCTAAGATGATTGCtgag GTTCTACAACTGGGTCTGGAAGGACTGGTACTAAAAGACCGTGAATCTATATATGAGCCGGGAAAACGTCATTGGTTGAAAGTGAAGAAAGATTATCTCTTTGATGGAGCAATGGCTGACACTGCAGATCTTGTTGTACTTGGAGCTTGGTTTG GTACAGGTAAGAAAGGCGGAATGATGTCAGTATTCTTGATGGGCTGTTTGGATAAGTACAAAAATAAGTGGGTAACTGTAACCAAAGTGCATACGGGACATGATGATAGCACGCTCGAGAGACTTCAAAAGGAGTTAGGACCTTTAATGTTGAAGATTTCTCAAGACAGTAATAAAGTCCCGTCATGGTTAGACTGTAAAAAGGGTATGGTGCCGGATTTCGTCGCTTTAGATCCTAAGAAGCAACCAGTTTGGGAAATTACAG GTACCGAGTTAACAAAAGCAAACCAACACACAGCCGATGGGATATCAGTGAGGTTCCCAAGAGTCACAAGGATTCGAACAGACAAAGACTGGCAGTCCGCCACGAACTTGGATGAACTGAAACATTTATACAAAACTTCGAAAGAAACCAGTGACGTCTCATTATTAAACAAATTGGCTGCTTCAGCTTCTGGTATTGAAACAACGAACAAAAAAACGAAGGCTAGTCcgaagaaacaaaataaattggaCAATTTCTTAAAGAAAGAACCAAAACAGAGTCCTTCAAAGAAATCTCCAGATAGTCCCCTAGTAAAGTTAGAAACAAAAGCgtcgaacaaaaataaactgaatGGTTCTAATTCGGATTTGAGTTACGATGAGACTGATTCTAAAAGGGAAATCAAAAGAAGGAAAagacatttaaatatttcggAAGGAACCCTCTCTGAATCTTATGAGGAAACGAATAAGAATAAGAAAAAGAACACCGAAGAAACAAAGAAGTCGGAGGAGACTGAAACGGATGTCAAAAGAGAaatgaaaagaaagaaaagagaTTTAGACAGTTCTCAAGAAACTATTGCAGAGTTAAATGAGACGCCTGCAAAAGTAAAGAGAAAAGACAAAACAACAGTTAGTGGAAATAAATTATACCCCGACAACCCTTTGCCGGACGCGTTCaaagataaaatattaagtttataTCCCGACTTAATATCTTTTTCGGAGGACGAAAGAAAACATTTTGTTAGGCATTGGATTGCGTACGGAGGTGTTCTTGTGAAATCGATGCGATCTGCGAACGTTGATTTTGTCGTACATAATAACAATTGTATTACATACAAGGAAATGCAAAGGTTAAAAGAAGAATTGCGTCAAGGCGTAAGGCATGTTACGAAAAATTGGTTAATTAGGTGTATAAATGAGGTTGCACTATGTGATACTACTAAATATGCGGTAACGGTTATACCtcagaaattatattaa